In Victivallis lenta, the following are encoded in one genomic region:
- a CDS encoding alpha/beta hydrolase produces the protein MFKAVCDDFSYISQKAVAENQIKAKKLLTVSGTEQEIPLEQFKKNLLPFLLEGCSTGDGQISAFIKYKGNVIAERKIQLKLDPITNFYDFFSLNDIQQTISNVMSNARRATYQPSSNDYILYVHGWNMQPYEKTRWTETMFKRLWWQGYDGRVGAFAWPTLTEGAITTGGTYNDSEFRAWHSGKVLKDLFGQLGNHKLSVLAHSMGNVVTSEALKQYGGKINAYVSSQAAVPARCYEGAPASTSYINKHLDYYGEYPVDTPPKPYFYGLKGKASYLIRMMNAKDFALAMWEGNNALKPKVLGPYSYSEKDGVGYFYRRESLIPDQKVELTFPDNTYEIFAFILSAQTGTIGAEPAPIPWFININLAAAHLGKYDYRHYSHSRQFRSNLIDEFGYWRTIINECKLTLVP, from the coding sequence TTGTTTAAAGCTGTTTGTGATGATTTCTCGTACATATCCCAAAAGGCAGTCGCGGAGAATCAGATTAAGGCTAAAAAGCTATTAACGGTCAGCGGAACAGAACAGGAAATTCCGTTGGAGCAATTCAAGAAAAATTTGCTTCCGTTCCTGCTGGAAGGCTGCAGCACAGGTGATGGGCAAATCTCTGCATTTATCAAATATAAAGGAAATGTAATTGCAGAGAGAAAGATTCAATTGAAATTGGATCCCATTACAAATTTTTATGACTTTTTTTCATTGAATGATATCCAACAGACGATTAGTAATGTGATGTCAAATGCACGGCGGGCTACCTATCAGCCTTCTTCCAACGATTATATCTTATACGTACATGGCTGGAACATGCAGCCGTATGAAAAGACCCGTTGGACGGAAACAATGTTCAAACGGTTATGGTGGCAAGGATATGATGGTCGTGTCGGCGCGTTTGCCTGGCCGACATTGACGGAAGGAGCGATTACCACCGGAGGAACCTACAATGACAGTGAGTTCAGAGCTTGGCACTCTGGTAAAGTATTAAAGGATCTATTTGGTCAGTTGGGTAATCATAAATTAAGTGTTCTTGCTCACAGTATGGGTAATGTAGTTACTTCTGAAGCATTGAAGCAGTATGGGGGGAAAATCAATGCTTATGTATCTTCACAAGCTGCCGTTCCTGCAAGATGCTACGAGGGAGCACCAGCAAGTACGTCCTATATCAATAAGCATCTCGATTATTATGGTGAGTATCCGGTAGACACTCCTCCGAAACCTTACTTTTACGGTCTGAAAGGAAAGGCCAGCTATTTGATTCGCATGATGAATGCAAAGGATTTTGCACTAGCAATGTGGGAGGGAAACAATGCACTAAAACCCAAAGTGTTAGGACCGTATTCTTACTCCGAGAAAGATGGAGTCGGATATTTTTATCGCAGAGAGAGCCTTATTCCAGACCAAAAGGTTGAATTGACTTTTCCCGATAATACATATGAAATCTTTGCATTTATATTGAGTGCACAAACGGGAACAATAGGAGCAGAACCTGCTCCCATTCCCTGGTTTATTAATATTAACCTGGCTGCTGCTCATTTGGGAAAATATGATTATAGACATTACTCGCACAGTCGACAGTTTCGTTCGAATCTGATAGATGAGTTCGGCTATTGGAGGACTATTATCAATGAATGCAAGTTGACACTTGTTCCATGA